One genomic segment of Hymenobacter psoromatis includes these proteins:
- a CDS encoding DUF2442 domain-containing protein, whose protein sequence is MNTYRPTTALAKAVTFDDITMHVQLTDGRTVSLPLLWFPRLLAARPEQRQQVAIGGGGRGLHWEELDEDLSVAGLLAGGN, encoded by the coding sequence ATGAACACCTACCGCCCTACCACTGCCCTGGCCAAAGCAGTTACCTTTGACGACATTACGATGCACGTGCAACTCACCGATGGCCGCACGGTAAGCTTACCATTGCTCTGGTTTCCGAGGCTGCTGGCGGCCCGGCCCGAGCAACGGCAGCAAGTGGCTATCGGTGGCGGCGGACGCGGACTGCATTGGGAGGAGTTGGATGAGGATTTGTCAGTGGCGGGACTGCTGGCGGGTGGAAATTAA
- a CDS encoding type II toxin-antitoxin system VapC family toxin — MKPTLLDTDIVSELVRRNLLISKRAEAYGLAHRLLQVSVITYCEALNGLLYRDARTQLGRLQAILSLSNLLPVTAESAAIAAQIEADLRRRGLSIGYTDTLIAGVALANGLVLATNNTRHYERIAGLQLVNWMQ, encoded by the coding sequence ATGAAGCCCACCCTGCTTGACACCGACATTGTGTCCGAGTTGGTGCGTCGTAATCTCCTTATCAGCAAGCGGGCGGAAGCCTACGGGTTAGCGCACAGATTGCTTCAGGTAAGCGTAATCACTTACTGCGAGGCCCTGAACGGTCTGCTGTACCGCGACGCCCGCACGCAGTTAGGCCGCCTGCAAGCCATCCTTTCGTTAAGTAACCTGCTGCCTGTAACGGCAGAATCGGCAGCCATTGCGGCGCAGATTGAGGCCGATTTACGCCGGCGTGGTTTAAGCATTGGGTATACTGATACCTTAATCGCAGGGGTAGCGCTGGCCAACGGGCTTGTTTTAGCCACCAACAATACCCGGCATTATGAGCGGATAGCGGGCTTGCAACTGGTTAATTGGATGCAATGA
- a CDS encoding DUF3800 domain-containing protein, with the protein MQTLAFADEFGTNSFAFDKQTSHFIVCSIIVNEHDLGLLEIEVEEIRRKNFQTGEIKSLKVGQNHQRRKAILEKLCKLNFQIYAVVINKKLLYSDGFKHKASFYKFANGLVYKELYKTFPKLTLAVDEHGGNDFMLSFKKYVQKNHIGDLFEGANFLVENSRSNLMIQVADFMAGTLGYCFDDTKKSSESETFLKLLEPRLSSINHFPNYEKLEEEVNTCDSLFDIRVSEMALRSALSFVRDKQNNDKSHSDQISFVKLLLMYYTTYRKKGFVSTKELINHLDAGRQHKISEQYFRTQIVGKVRDSGVLIASNSSGDKGYKLPTSVDDLYKFIKHSNSIIMPMLKRIKRAKDIISLATHNDLDLLVAYPKLQKIIESF; encoded by the coding sequence ATGCAAACCCTAGCCTTTGCTGATGAATTCGGCACAAATTCATTTGCTTTCGATAAGCAGACCTCGCATTTTATTGTGTGTAGTATTATCGTTAACGAGCATGACTTAGGCTTGTTGGAAATAGAAGTGGAGGAAATTAGGCGCAAGAACTTTCAGACTGGTGAAATAAAATCACTTAAAGTAGGCCAAAATCATCAAAGAAGGAAAGCAATATTAGAAAAATTATGCAAACTTAATTTTCAGATTTATGCTGTAGTTATAAATAAAAAGCTTCTGTATTCAGACGGATTCAAACACAAAGCATCTTTTTATAAGTTTGCCAATGGCCTTGTTTACAAGGAGCTTTATAAGACTTTCCCCAAGTTAACTTTAGCAGTTGATGAGCATGGTGGAAATGACTTTATGCTAAGCTTTAAGAAATATGTTCAAAAAAATCACATAGGTGATTTGTTTGAAGGAGCTAACTTCTTAGTTGAAAACTCAAGAAGCAACTTGATGATACAAGTGGCTGATTTTATGGCTGGCACTTTAGGCTATTGCTTTGATGACACGAAGAAAAGCAGTGAATCAGAAACCTTTTTAAAATTATTAGAGCCACGTCTTTCTAGTATTAATCATTTTCCTAACTATGAAAAGTTAGAAGAAGAAGTTAATACTTGTGATAGTTTATTTGATATTAGAGTTTCCGAAATGGCTCTACGAAGTGCGCTCAGCTTCGTAAGAGATAAGCAGAATAATGACAAGAGCCACTCAGACCAAATAAGTTTTGTTAAGCTTCTCTTAATGTACTATACTACATACAGAAAAAAAGGATTTGTATCTACCAAAGAGCTAATCAACCATCTTGATGCAGGAAGGCAACACAAAATATCCGAGCAGTATTTTCGCACACAAATAGTAGGAAAGGTTCGAGATTCCGGCGTTTTAATCGCTAGTAATAGCTCTGGTGATAAGGGCTATAAATTACCAACCTCAGTTGATGATTTGTACAAATTCATTAAACATAGTAATAGTATTATTATGCCAATGCTCAAGCGCATTAAAAGAGCGAAGGATATTATAAGCTTGGCAACCCATAATGACTTAGACCTCCTTGTAGCATATCCCAAATTACAAAAAATAATAGAAAGCTTTTAA
- the icd gene encoding NADP-dependent isocitrate dehydrogenase yields MAEQKITIKNGKLNVPDQPIIPYIEGDGTGPDIWRASQLVFDAAVEKAYGGKRKLVWKEVLAGEKAFKQLNNWLPTETLDAFREYLVGIKGPLTTPVGGGIRSLNVALRQELDLYACVRPVRYYDGVPSPVKHPELTNMVIFRENTEDIYAGIEYMNGTPQAQKMLEFLQDEMGVKKIRFPESSSFGIKPVSKEGTERLVRAAIKYALEHKLPSVTLVHKGNIMKFTEGAFKTWGYELAEKEFGSKVFTWAQYDKIVAKQGQSVADALQKQAQDQGKLIIKDSIADAFLQQILLRPAEYSVVATLNLNGDYISDALAAIVGGIGIAPGANINYLTGHAIFEATHGTAPKYANQDKVNPGSVILSGVMMLEHLGWKEAAALINKGLEAAIESKRVTYDFERQMEGATLLKTSEFGEEIVKNM; encoded by the coding sequence ATGGCAGAGCAGAAAATCACCATTAAAAATGGCAAGCTGAACGTCCCCGACCAACCGATTATCCCCTATATTGAGGGCGACGGCACGGGGCCGGATATTTGGCGGGCCTCGCAGCTCGTATTTGACGCGGCAGTAGAAAAAGCCTACGGCGGCAAGCGGAAGCTCGTATGGAAGGAAGTGCTAGCCGGCGAGAAAGCCTTCAAGCAACTCAACAACTGGCTGCCGACCGAAACGCTGGACGCTTTCCGCGAATACCTGGTGGGCATCAAAGGCCCGCTCACTACCCCCGTGGGCGGCGGCATCCGCTCGCTGAACGTGGCCCTGCGCCAGGAGTTAGACCTCTACGCCTGCGTGCGCCCCGTACGCTACTACGACGGCGTGCCCTCGCCCGTGAAGCACCCGGAGCTGACCAATATGGTCATTTTCCGCGAAAATACGGAGGACATCTACGCCGGTATCGAGTACATGAATGGCACCCCGCAGGCCCAAAAAATGCTCGAATTCCTGCAAGACGAGATGGGCGTGAAGAAGATTCGCTTCCCCGAGTCATCGTCATTCGGCATCAAGCCGGTGAGCAAGGAAGGTACCGAGCGCCTCGTGCGCGCCGCCATCAAGTACGCCCTGGAGCACAAGCTGCCGTCGGTGACGCTGGTGCACAAGGGCAACATCATGAAATTCACCGAGGGCGCGTTCAAAACCTGGGGCTACGAGCTGGCCGAGAAGGAGTTTGGCAGCAAGGTGTTTACCTGGGCGCAGTACGATAAAATCGTGGCCAAGCAGGGCCAGTCGGTGGCCGACGCGCTGCAAAAGCAGGCCCAGGACCAGGGCAAGCTCATCATCAAGGACAGCATCGCCGATGCCTTTTTGCAGCAGATTCTGCTACGCCCCGCCGAATACTCGGTCGTGGCAACGCTGAACCTGAACGGCGACTACATCTCCGACGCGCTGGCGGCCATCGTGGGCGGCATCGGCATCGCGCCGGGCGCGAACATCAACTACCTGACCGGCCACGCCATCTTCGAGGCCACCCACGGCACCGCGCCCAAGTACGCCAACCAGGACAAGGTAAATCCCGGCTCGGTTATCCTCTCGGGCGTGATGATGCTGGAGCACCTGGGCTGGAAAGAAGCCGCCGCCCTCATCAATAAAGGCCTCGAAGCCGCCATCGAAAGCAAGCGCGTCACCTACGATTTCGAGCGCCAGATGGAGGGCGCTACCCTCCTCAAAACGAGCGAATTCGGCGAGGAGATTGTGAAGAATATGTAG
- a CDS encoding M16 family metallopeptidase, with translation MNRPLLLLLPALAALGLTTQCQSSKPAATAAATTQEAIAPAAAKIKEYRYETAPNDPLGVRVYKLDNGLTVYLSDYKNAPRIQTYLAVRAGSKNDPATATGLAHYLEHMVFKGTSRLGTKDWSKEKPELDKIEALYEVYRGERDDPAARKRTYHQIDSISGVAARYAVPNEYDKLMGSIGSKNSNAHTSNEETVYQEDIPSNQLEKWAAVQSERLKEMVPRLFHTELEAVYEEKNRGLDSDFNKEFETLNASLYPTHPYGTQTTIGTIEHLQNPSITEIKKYFGEYYVPNNMALCLSGDLDYDQTIRLIDQYFGELQSKPVPAFISPVEKPITAPIVKEVLGPQAENVMLGYRLPGKATRDGLRLRMLDKILTNGQAGLFDLDLNQQQKVLQAQTFADLNDDYSTHVLYGTPRQGQKLEEVQKLMLAEVDKVKRGDFPDWLIPAIVNNEQLTRTKSYERNDARAAAMYESFIERVSWADYLKQDEDFATITKEEIIQFANDNYGPDYVAVFKRTGEDPNKVKVVKPAITPVPANRDAASAFYTEVSKLPSTDLQPVFVDYKKDIQTAEIKPGLPLYYTKNTENGLFSLFYAIDLGTNNNPLLDVATDYLQYLGTGQYTAAQLQQEFYKLGCSFAISSTQDRVLISLSGLDTNLEPALKLFEQVLNNPRPDAAALKNQVAGILKQRQDAKLSKGVILNQAMLNYAKYGSRNPFTNIVPEAQLKALKPTQLTSLLKSLPTYQHRVLYYGPRDITKVTIGAENKRGGGKSLPTPPTPSGGWGILETIWMEHKTPATLKPDPAAKDFAEQPLKEKKVYWVDYKMVQAEILFLTKGDIYNKAMAPTVALYNEYFGGGMGSIVFQDLRESKALAYSAMSRYANADKTGRSNYVISYIGTQSDKLPEAMSGMENLLTDMPLADANLVIAKQSIRNSIATDRITHEGVLLSYERARRLGLDYDVRRDVYDQTQNMTFAELQKFQQDKIKGQNQVILVIGSKGRLNFNALAKYGIVQQLTLKEIFGY, from the coding sequence GTGAATAGACCGTTGTTGCTCCTGCTGCCAGCCTTGGCTGCCCTCGGCCTCACCACGCAGTGCCAGTCGAGCAAGCCTGCCGCCACGGCCGCTGCTACTACGCAGGAAGCCATTGCCCCGGCCGCCGCCAAAATTAAGGAGTACCGCTACGAAACGGCCCCCAACGACCCGCTCGGCGTGCGCGTGTACAAGCTGGATAATGGGCTGACCGTTTACCTGTCGGACTACAAGAACGCGCCGCGTATTCAAACGTACCTGGCCGTGCGTGCCGGCTCCAAAAACGACCCGGCTACCGCCACCGGCCTGGCGCACTACCTGGAGCACATGGTATTTAAGGGTACCTCGCGCCTCGGTACCAAAGACTGGAGCAAGGAAAAGCCGGAACTGGACAAGATTGAGGCCCTGTACGAGGTGTACCGCGGCGAGCGCGACGACCCGGCGGCCCGCAAGCGGACGTATCACCAGATTGACTCCATTTCGGGGGTAGCGGCGCGCTACGCCGTGCCGAATGAGTACGACAAGCTGATGGGTAGCATCGGCTCGAAGAACTCGAACGCGCATACGTCGAATGAAGAGACAGTTTATCAGGAAGATATTCCGAGTAATCAGCTCGAAAAGTGGGCTGCTGTGCAGAGCGAGCGCCTGAAGGAAATGGTGCCGCGCCTATTCCATACCGAGTTGGAAGCGGTGTATGAGGAGAAAAACCGGGGCCTGGATTCGGATTTTAATAAGGAGTTTGAGACGCTGAATGCCAGCCTCTACCCTACCCACCCCTACGGCACGCAGACGACCATCGGCACGATTGAGCACCTGCAAAATCCGTCCATTACGGAGATTAAGAAATACTTCGGCGAGTATTACGTGCCGAATAATATGGCGCTCTGCCTGAGCGGCGACCTGGATTATGACCAGACCATCCGACTGATTGACCAGTATTTTGGCGAGTTACAGAGCAAGCCGGTGCCGGCCTTTATTTCGCCGGTGGAGAAGCCAATTACCGCGCCCATCGTGAAGGAGGTGCTGGGGCCTCAGGCGGAAAACGTGATGCTGGGCTACCGCCTACCCGGCAAAGCCACCCGCGACGGCCTGCGCCTGCGGATGCTGGATAAAATCCTGACCAACGGCCAGGCCGGCCTGTTCGACCTCGACCTGAACCAGCAGCAAAAGGTGTTGCAAGCCCAAACTTTTGCCGACCTCAACGACGACTACTCCACGCATGTGCTCTACGGCACGCCGCGCCAGGGCCAGAAGCTGGAAGAAGTACAAAAATTGATGCTGGCCGAAGTGGACAAGGTGAAGCGCGGCGACTTCCCCGACTGGCTTATTCCGGCCATCGTCAACAACGAGCAACTGACCCGCACCAAGAGCTACGAGCGCAACGATGCCCGCGCCGCGGCCATGTACGAGTCGTTTATTGAGCGCGTGAGCTGGGCCGATTACTTGAAGCAAGATGAAGATTTTGCGACGATTACCAAGGAGGAAATCATCCAGTTTGCCAACGATAACTACGGGCCGGATTACGTGGCCGTGTTTAAGCGCACGGGGGAAGACCCGAACAAGGTGAAGGTGGTGAAGCCCGCCATTACGCCGGTGCCGGCCAACCGCGACGCGGCCTCGGCCTTTTACACGGAGGTGAGCAAGCTGCCGAGCACCGACTTGCAGCCGGTTTTCGTCGATTATAAAAAGGATATTCAGACGGCGGAAATCAAGCCCGGCCTACCCCTCTATTATACCAAGAACACGGAGAACGGGCTGTTTAGCCTGTTTTACGCCATTGACCTGGGCACCAATAATAACCCGCTACTTGATGTGGCGACCGATTATTTGCAGTACCTGGGCACCGGGCAATACACCGCCGCGCAGCTGCAGCAGGAGTTTTACAAGCTGGGCTGCTCATTTGCCATTAGCAGCACGCAGGACCGGGTGCTCATCAGCCTCAGCGGCTTGGATACCAACCTGGAGCCGGCGCTGAAGCTGTTCGAGCAGGTGCTGAACAACCCGCGCCCCGACGCGGCGGCGCTGAAAAACCAGGTGGCCGGGATTCTGAAGCAGCGCCAGGATGCCAAGCTCAGCAAGGGCGTGATTCTGAATCAGGCCATGCTGAACTACGCCAAGTATGGTTCGCGCAATCCGTTTACCAACATCGTCCCGGAGGCCCAGCTAAAGGCGCTGAAGCCCACGCAATTGACTTCGCTGCTGAAATCCCTACCCACCTACCAGCACCGGGTGCTGTACTACGGGCCACGTGATATTACAAAGGTTACTATTGGAGCTGAAAATAAGCGGGGTGGGGGTAAGTCATTACCTACGCCTCCCACGCCATCTGGCGGCTGGGGAATTTTAGAAACAATTTGGATGGAGCACAAAACCCCCGCTACCCTCAAGCCTGACCCGGCCGCCAAGGATTTTGCCGAGCAGCCGCTGAAGGAGAAAAAGGTGTATTGGGTGGATTACAAGATGGTGCAGGCGGAAATCCTGTTTCTGACTAAGGGCGACATTTATAATAAGGCAATGGCCCCGACCGTGGCACTCTACAACGAGTATTTCGGCGGCGGCATGGGTAGCATCGTGTTTCAGGACTTGCGCGAGAGCAAGGCGCTGGCGTACTCAGCCATGTCGCGCTACGCGAATGCCGACAAAACGGGGCGCTCCAACTACGTTATCAGTTACATCGGCACGCAGAGCGATAAGCTGCCCGAGGCCATGAGCGGCATGGAAAACCTGCTGACCGATATGCCTTTGGCTGATGCCAACCTGGTTATCGCCAAGCAGAGCATCCGCAACAGCATCGCCACCGACCGCATTACCCACGAGGGCGTGCTGCTCAGCTACGAGCGCGCCCGCCGCCTGGGCCTCGATTACGATGTGCGCCGCGACGTGTATGACCAAACTCAAAACATGACGTTTGCCGAATTACAGAAATTTCAGCAGGACAAAATTAAAGGTCAGAACCAGGTTATTCTGGTTATTGGCTCCAAGGGCCGTCTGAATTTCAATGCGTTGGCTAAATATGGCATTGTCCAACAGCTTACCCTGAAAGAGATTTTCGGGTATTAA
- a CDS encoding SDR family oxidoreductase, with protein MAQTVFITGTSTGIGAAAVRLFAAHGWQVAATMRNPADAKFSNLPGVRVYALDVTDAASVQRAVAQAQREFGRLDVLLNNAGYGLVGPFETATPAQIQQQFATNVFGVFAVTQAVLPAMRAQKSGVIINITSVGGRTAFPMNSLYHATKFGLDGFSESLWYELAPFGIQVKVVAPGGVATDFAGRSLHLTADPNGEANPYAGQMRAVLDAFSSRGGAASQPEHIAEIIYQAATDGKNQLRYIAGDDAERLLGAKAHMTESDFMQMIQQNFLGNNG; from the coding sequence ATGGCCCAGACAGTTTTTATCACGGGCACTTCAACGGGCATTGGCGCTGCCGCGGTACGCCTCTTCGCCGCCCACGGCTGGCAGGTAGCCGCTACCATGCGCAACCCCGCCGATGCCAAATTCAGCAACTTACCCGGCGTGCGGGTGTATGCCCTCGACGTAACCGACGCGGCCTCCGTGCAACGTGCCGTGGCGCAGGCGCAGCGGGAATTTGGCCGGCTCGACGTCCTCCTCAACAACGCAGGCTACGGCCTCGTGGGGCCGTTCGAGACGGCTACGCCCGCCCAGATTCAGCAACAGTTTGCCACTAATGTATTTGGCGTTTTTGCCGTTACGCAGGCCGTGTTGCCGGCCATGCGCGCCCAAAAATCCGGTGTTATCATCAACATCACGTCGGTGGGCGGGCGCACGGCCTTCCCCATGAATTCGCTCTACCACGCCACTAAGTTTGGTCTCGACGGCTTTTCGGAGTCACTCTGGTATGAGCTGGCTCCCTTCGGCATTCAGGTAAAAGTGGTGGCCCCCGGCGGGGTAGCCACCGATTTTGCGGGCCGCTCGCTGCATCTCACGGCCGACCCCAACGGCGAAGCCAACCCCTACGCTGGCCAGATGCGGGCCGTGCTCGATGCCTTCAGCAGCCGGGGCGGGGCTGCTTCTCAGCCCGAGCATATTGCCGAAATTATTTATCAAGCCGCCACCGACGGCAAAAACCAACTCCGCTACATTGCTGGGGACGACGCCGAGCGCCTGCTGGGCGCAAAAGCCCACATGACTGAAAGTGACTTCATGCAGATGATTCAGCAGAATTTTTTGGGTAATAATGGGTAA
- a CDS encoding LLM class flavin-dependent oxidoreductase has product MQVGIDSFAAANMGLAAGPDNDNAAAMRQLLDRIAHADAVGLDVFGLGEHHRREFLDSAPTVILGAAAARTTQIRLTSAVTVLSAADPVRVFQQFATLDLIAQGRVEMVVGRGSFTESFPLFGLNLRDYDSLFEEKLGLLLRLRDEEHINWQGKHRPALTGQGVYPRPMQARLPIWLGVGGTPESFVRAGTLGLPLMVAVIGGETHRFRPLVDLYREAGQRAGFTPEQLPVGLHSLGYVAETTEQAVAEFYPGYAQTFTAIGRERGWPPVTRQHFDAVAGPRGALLVGGPEEVAEKINRHSEALGGLARITFQMDNANLPHAKLMRAIELLGSRVRPLVQ; this is encoded by the coding sequence ATGCAAGTAGGAATTGATAGCTTCGCCGCCGCCAATATGGGCTTGGCGGCTGGCCCCGATAATGATAACGCGGCGGCGATGCGCCAGCTACTCGACCGCATTGCGCACGCCGACGCGGTGGGGCTCGACGTGTTTGGGCTGGGCGAGCACCACCGGCGCGAGTTTCTGGACTCGGCCCCGACCGTAATTCTGGGGGCCGCCGCCGCGCGCACTACCCAAATCCGGCTCACCAGCGCCGTGACCGTGCTCAGCGCCGCCGACCCGGTGCGGGTGTTTCAGCAGTTCGCTACCCTTGACCTCATTGCCCAGGGGCGCGTGGAAATGGTGGTGGGCCGCGGCTCTTTTACCGAATCCTTCCCGCTGTTTGGGCTGAATTTGCGGGATTACGATAGTCTGTTCGAGGAAAAACTCGGCCTGCTGCTGCGCCTGCGCGACGAGGAGCATATTAATTGGCAAGGCAAGCACCGGCCGGCCCTTACGGGGCAGGGCGTGTACCCGCGCCCGATGCAGGCGCGGCTGCCCATCTGGCTGGGGGTAGGCGGCACGCCCGAGTCGTTCGTGCGGGCCGGCACGCTGGGCCTACCCCTCATGGTGGCCGTTATCGGGGGCGAAACGCACCGCTTCCGGCCGCTGGTGGACCTCTACCGCGAAGCGGGCCAGCGGGCGGGCTTCACGCCCGAGCAGCTGCCGGTGGGCCTGCACTCGCTGGGCTACGTGGCCGAAACGACCGAGCAGGCCGTGGCGGAGTTTTATCCCGGCTACGCCCAGACGTTTACGGCCATCGGCCGGGAGCGCGGCTGGCCACCGGTTACGCGCCAGCATTTCGACGCGGTGGCCGGGCCGCGCGGGGCGCTACTGGTGGGCGGCCCTGAAGAGGTAGCCGAAAAAATAAACCGTCACAGCGAGGCGCTGGGTGGCCTCGCGCGCATCACCTTCCAAATGGACAACGCCAACCTGCCCCACGCCAAGCTGATGCGCGCTATCGAGTTACTGGGCAGCCGCGTGCGGCCACTGGTGCAATGA
- a CDS encoding helix-turn-helix domain-containing protein — MKQQVKDFQVLASVTDYTRYYNLPAPAHPLLTLIDLGTARSWASDPLSAAERARLLTPVVPQFYIIFLKRNLKGLLHYGRQTYDFSEGVLGFSAPGQVFTVDESLDISELTGWMLLVHPDLLRKYPLGQSITRYGFFSYDVHEALHLSAQEERVLDDLLAGLKREYERPLDAFSHAVLLTQLETLLTYANRFYHRQFLTRHTAEHDLLSRFETLLAAYFAAEAGQPLPTVQHFADALHVSPAYLGDMLRTLTGQNTQQHIHQALIERAKQLLLSTSLTINETAFQLGFEYPQYFTRLFKSKTGRTPAAFRRSAN; from the coding sequence ATGAAACAGCAGGTTAAGGATTTTCAGGTACTGGCTTCCGTCACGGACTACACGCGGTATTACAACCTGCCGGCCCCGGCGCACCCGCTGCTCACGCTGATTGACCTGGGGACCGCCCGCAGTTGGGCTAGCGACCCGTTGTCGGCCGCCGAGCGGGCGCGGCTACTTACGCCGGTGGTGCCGCAGTTCTACATCATATTTTTAAAGCGCAATCTTAAAGGACTGTTACACTACGGCCGCCAAACGTATGATTTCAGCGAGGGCGTGCTGGGCTTCTCGGCACCAGGCCAGGTGTTCACGGTGGATGAGTCGCTCGATATTTCCGAGCTAACGGGCTGGATGCTGCTCGTCCATCCCGACTTGCTGCGTAAGTACCCGCTGGGCCAGAGTATTACCCGCTACGGCTTTTTCTCCTACGATGTACACGAAGCCTTGCACCTTTCGGCGCAGGAGGAGCGCGTACTCGATGACCTGCTGGCCGGCCTCAAAAGGGAGTACGAACGGCCACTCGACGCCTTTAGTCACGCGGTGCTACTGACGCAGTTGGAAACGCTGCTTACCTACGCCAACCGCTTCTACCACCGGCAGTTCCTGACCCGCCACACGGCTGAACACGACTTGCTGAGCCGCTTTGAAACGCTGCTCGCTGCCTATTTTGCGGCAGAGGCGGGCCAGCCCCTACCCACCGTGCAGCACTTCGCCGATGCGCTGCACGTGTCGCCGGCCTACCTCGGCGATATGCTGCGCACGCTCACTGGCCAAAACACGCAGCAGCACATTCACCAGGCTCTGATTGAGCGGGCTAAGCAGCTGTTGCTCAGCACGTCGCTGACCATTAATGAAACGGCGTTCCAGCTGGGTTTTGAGTATCCGCAGTATTTCACGCGCTTATTTAAGAGCAAGACGGGCCGCACGCCGGCCGCCTTTCGCCGGTCGGCCAACTGA
- a CDS encoding aldo/keto reductase gives MTSIKKVALGSQGLEVSVEGLGCMGMSGFVGGTIYGAIDDTESIATIHRALELGVTMLDTADVYGPLHNERLVGQAIAGQRDKYTIATKFGFEIGDDATWNGQFNGRPDYVRKSIERSLKNLGTDYVDLYYLHRLDPATPIEDTVGAMSRLVEEGKVRYLGLSEVPADILRQAHAVHPISALETEYSLFDRGVEENGVLQATRELGIGFVGYSPLGRGFLSGEIKSPDDFEATDSRRMFPRYQGENFYKNLELVRKLEASAQAKGVTPAQLALAWVLAQGVVTIPGTKRRKYLEANVAAADIHLSATELAELDAILPVGSTVGAAYPSFS, from the coding sequence ATGACTAGCATCAAGAAAGTAGCTCTGGGTAGCCAGGGCTTGGAAGTATCCGTGGAGGGCCTGGGCTGCATGGGCATGTCGGGCTTCGTGGGCGGCACCATCTACGGGGCCATTGATGATACCGAGAGCATCGCCACCATTCACCGGGCCCTGGAGCTGGGCGTGACCATGCTCGACACGGCCGACGTGTACGGGCCGTTGCACAACGAGCGGCTGGTTGGCCAAGCCATTGCCGGCCAGCGCGATAAGTACACCATCGCCACCAAGTTTGGTTTTGAGATTGGCGACGATGCTACCTGGAACGGGCAGTTTAATGGGCGGCCCGACTACGTGCGCAAAAGCATCGAGCGCTCGCTAAAAAACCTGGGCACCGACTACGTGGACCTTTATTACCTGCACCGCCTCGACCCGGCTACCCCCATTGAGGACACGGTAGGGGCCATGAGCCGGCTCGTGGAAGAAGGCAAGGTGCGCTACCTGGGCCTGAGCGAAGTGCCGGCCGACATCTTGCGCCAGGCGCACGCCGTACACCCTATTTCGGCGCTGGAAACCGAGTATTCGCTCTTCGACCGAGGCGTGGAGGAGAATGGCGTGCTACAAGCCACGCGCGAGTTGGGCATCGGCTTCGTGGGGTACTCGCCGCTGGGCCGGGGTTTTTTATCGGGCGAAATCAAATCGCCCGACGACTTCGAGGCTACCGATTCGCGCCGGATGTTTCCGCGCTACCAGGGCGAAAACTTCTATAAAAACCTGGAGCTGGTGCGCAAGCTCGAAGCCTCGGCCCAAGCCAAGGGCGTAACGCCCGCGCAGCTGGCCCTGGCCTGGGTGCTGGCGCAGGGAGTAGTCACCATTCCGGGCACCAAGCGTCGCAAGTATCTGGAAGCCAATGTAGCCGCCGCCGATATTCACCTGAGCGCGACCGAGCTGGCTGAGTTGGACGCCATTCTGCCCGTAGGCAGCACGGTAGGCGCGGCGTATCCGAGCTTTTCGTAG